Part of the Paenibacillus antri genome is shown below.
TGGGGCGTCCGGACGGGATCCGCAGGGTGGGCGAAGACCGCGCTCGGGCTCGGGGCTCCCTTGGCGGCGGCGGTCCTTTGGGGAACGTTCGGCTCGCCGAACGCGGCCTATCCGGTGTCTCCCGCAGTCCATCTGCTGCTCGAGCTGGTCGTCTTCGGCTTGCCGGCCGCGCTGTTATTCGCCGTAGGCAAGCCCGGCTGGGGCTGGATCTACGGGGCGATCGTCGTCGCGAACCGGGCGCTGATGGCGTTCTGGGAGCAGTAGGGGAGGACGGGGAGGATTCTTTTTCCCGAGCATGGCTCATATATATGACAAGGACGGAACCGCTGGAAGCCAGACGAAAGGGGGGCCGCCCTTGTCCAACCGCCGATTCCGAGCGCAGTCGAAGAAGCCGTTCAGCAAGCGGTCGATCTTCCTCATTACCTTGATCGTCAGCTTCGTGCTGACGATCCAGACGTTCTTGTTCATCGAGCATAACATTCGCGAGCCGCTCATGGACGTGGCGCGCATCCGCGTCAAGCAGATCGCGACGGACGCGATCAACCAGGCGATCGCGAATCAAGTGGCGAACAGCGCGGAGATGGAAGAGCTCGTCGACCGATGGACGAACGAAAGCGGCGACATCACGGGCCTCTCGTTGAAGTACGGGGAGCATATGAAAATTTCGTCCCAGATCGTCGATATCGTCAACGGGGCGCTGGACGCGAACGTGCACCTCGTGGAACGCATTCCGATCGGGCAGGCGTTCGACAGCGCGATCTTGTCCTCCTTCGGTCCCAAGATTCCGCTTACGTTCGAATCGGCGGGAGCGCCGCAGGTAGACGTCGGTACTCGACGGGAGGACGCCGGCATCAATATGCTGCTCATCACCGTCTTCGTTCGCATCACGGCGGAGGTCATGATTTATATCCCGTTCGCCACGGAGCCGGAGCTCGTGACGACGGAAATTCCGATTTCGTACATTCTCGTGAAGGGCGACGTGCCGATGTATTACTTCGACGCGAACGGCAACCCCATGGGGAACGACGGGGCTGCCGGGATGGTGCCGCCGCTCGCGCTGCCGAACGCGAATCCCGCGGGCGCCGCGGCCTCGGCAGGAGAAGAGGCGTCGTCCGTGTCGGAGACGCCTGAGCCGTAACTATTTTCCGGATCGCTTGCGGTTCCGCTCCTCCCGTTCCCACTTCCTCAGGTGCGGGTACGGATCGAACGACCACTCCGTCAGCCCGTTGTCTCGGTACAGCCCGTAATGCAGGTGCGGAGGAAACTTCCCTTGCGTTCCGGGCTTGCCGTAGCCGGAGCTGCCGACCCATCCGACGACGTCGCCGGGCTGCACGACGTCCCCCTCCTTGATCTTCTTGTTGAATCCCGAAAGATGCGCGTAGTAGTGGTACACGTTGTTCAGGTCGCGAATGCCGACCCGCCACCCGCCGTACCGGTTCCATCCCATGACCTCGACGACGCCGTACGCGGCGCTGCGGACCGGCATGCCGTAATGGGCGAACAGATCCGTGCCCTCGTGGATGCGATACCCGCCGTAGCTGCGGGCCGCGCCCCACGTGCTGCGGTACGAGTAATCGCCTCCGAGCGGCAGGATGAACGCGTGCCGGTGCAGATCGAGCGTGCCGAACAAGCTGTAAATTTTCGCGAATTGCTTAATCCGCTTCACGCTGCGGTCGTTCTGGTAATACTCCCAGATGCCGATGTCGAAGTCGGCCGGCGAGGTGCCGTAACGAAGCAGAAAGTCGGCCATGCTGTACAGGACGTCGGCGTCGTTGTTGCGATCGGCCTTCCCGTCGCCGTCGCCGTCGCGGCCGAAGCCGTCGAAGAACCGGATCGAACGCAAATTCGTATCCTGGTGATTCGGGTTCAGAAAGCCGACCCATCGGTATTCGGTCAGATGAATGGCGACGAGCCCGTCCCGCAGCGGTCTCGTCTTCGGGTGCGCGAGGCTGAGCGTGCGCTCGTATTGGTCGACGGCCGCGAGATTGAACCAAGGAATGCCGGTGACCGCGCTGACGCTGTCGTAGAGCGCCTTCCGTTCCGTGAAGGTGTCCAACATCGACTGGCGGGCTTGTCTTGCGGACTCGGCTTCGGAACGATACATCGCCGATTGATCCGCGGGCGCGGCGCGAGAGGCCGGCGCGGCCGCGCTCGCGGCGGCGACGGCGACGGCGGCCGCCAGCGCCCCGGTGACGAAATTTTTAGCGAGAGCCATAGTTTTCCTCCACTGTACGTTGCCATTTTCCGCTGATGCGGTATCATTTTTAATGTGTGCAAGTTTTCGAAAAAATAACGGAAACAGGGAAAAAGGGGCGAGTAAGGTTGTTCGTAGGGGCGCACGGCGAGGAACATGTGGACGACGGGATGGTGATCCTGCAAGCGAACCTGGACGATATGAACCCGGAGTGGACGACGTACGTGGCCGAGCTGCTGTTCGCGGCGGGGGCGAACGACGTCTATTGGATTCCGATCGTCATGAAGCGGGGGCGGCCGGGCGTCATGCTGAACGTTCTCGCGTCGCGGGAAGCGGCGCCGCGGATGGAGGGCATCGTCTTCCGGGAGACGACGACGCTCGGCATTCGGCGCATCGAAGCGAGCGTGCATCGGCTCGGCCGGCGGATGGTCGCGGTGGACACGCAATGGGGACCGGTGACCGTGAAGGTCGGGTACGCCGGCGGCGAGGCGGTGCAGTACGCGCCTGAATATCGGGAGTGCGCGGCGATCGCGGAGCGGGAAGGGATGCCGCTGAAGGCGGTGTACGACGAAGTGAGGCGCGCGTATCAGGAGAAAGCCGACCGGGGGTGACCGGTCGGCTTTCCTTTATTACCTTCGCAACGCCGCGGTGTCCTTGACCATCGTGACGAATTGCTGCTCCCGTTCGTCCTCCGCCGCGCGTTCGGCGAGGTCGAGGACCGCTTCGATCGAGCTTTCCTTCGCCCAGTAGCTTCCTCTCAGAATTTCCGCGTATTCGGCGACCGCCGCCAGAAACTTCAAATCTTCGGACAATTCCCCTTCCGTGCGGAGCGGGACGGTCCATTCCTCCGTGCGGTTCGTCTTCTCGTCGACGTACCGGACGCGTGCCGTTCCGATGGCTTTGCGGGCCTCCGGGGACTTCAGCTTCACCTCGTACAGCGCGGTGACCGTATGTCCGGCGCCGACCTCGCCCGCGTCGGTCTCGTCGTCGCGGAAATCCTCGTCGCGAATGTCGCGGTTTTCGTAGCCGAGCAGGCGGTAGCGGTCGACCGCTTCGGGGTCGAACTCCACTTGAATTTTCGCGTCTCGCGCGATCGTCTCCAGCGTCCCGGCGACGTTCTCGACGAACAGGCGGCGCGCTTCGGTGAATGAATCGACGTAGGCGTATACGCCGTCTCCTTGATCGGCCAACTGCTCCATCAACGCGTCGTTATAGTTGCCCATGCCGAAGCCGACCGTCGTGAGCGTGATGCGCTTCGTGTTCGCGTACTCGTCGATCGTCTCGAGAATGCCTTCCGCGCTCGTCTCGCCGACGTTCGCGACGCCGTCCGACAGCAAGATCACGCGGTTGACGGCGTCGCGGCTATATTGGCGTTCCGCCACTTCGTAGGCGAGTCTGAGGCCTTCCTCGGCGTTCGTCGAGCCGCTCGAGGCGAGCGCGTCGATGGCGTCCTCGATGTCGCGCTTGTCTTCGAGGGATACGGGATCGAGAACGATCCTCGCGTCGGAGCCGTACGCGACGATGGCGATCTGATCGCTCGACTTCAGGCTGTCGACCAGCAAGCGCAGGCTTTGCTTCACGAGACCGAGCTTGTTGTCGCGGTCCATCGAACCGGAGACGTCGATGACGAACGTCAGGTTGGCGGGCTTGCGGTCTTCGTCCGCGACCTCGCGCCCTTTCAGCCCGATGCGCAGAAGCTCGTAGCCTTCGCCGAACGGGGAGGGGCCGCCGTCGACGTGCACCGCGAACGCTTGGTCTTTCGGCGGCGCGTAATCCGGCTCGAAGTAGTTGACGAATTCCTCGACGCGAACGGCGTCTTCGGGCGGCAGCGACCCGCCGGCGACGTAATTGCGGACGACGGTGTAGGATCCCGTGTCGACGTCGATGGCGAACGTGGAGAGCGGATCGTCTTCGGTCGCCACGAACGGGTTCGTGCCGGCATGGTCGAAGTACATGTCGTCTTGGCCGTTCGGCGGCGGCGCCGGGCGCGACGGCTTCCCGTAAGGCGGCGCCATGGGCTCCTCGGAGGCTGGCGAGGCTTCGCCTTCGGTCGCCGCGCGATCGGCCGCCGGCGCCGGCGACTCGGCAAGGCTTCGCTCTTCCTTCGTTGCGGTCTCTCCGCTCGTGCCGACGGCGGAGTCGTTGCGAGCGTCGCTGCTGCATCCCGCGAGCGCGAAGCAGGCGACGGCGAGGGCCGCGGTTGCGGCGACATAGGCAATCCGTTTCCTTCTCATGAAATCGTCCCCCTAATTGTCTGTATATTTTGACAATCGATACCAATTACATTGACGATGCCGATTGCGGGAATGTTGCCGTTGCAGACGAGCTCGCACGGAAAAATTTAAGTTGAAGGGGAGACCGCGTGCGGGGGATTTGGCAGGCGGCGGACCAGTGGGATATGGGGAGAAGCGTGTGCGGATCGGAACTAACTTGCTTGCGTAGTCGGAGTTTGTCCGACTATTCGAGCTGCGGCGGGGGTATTGGAGGCGAATAGTCGGAGTTTGTCCGACTATTCGAGCTGCGGCGGGGGTATTGGGGGCGAATAGTCGGAGTTTGTCCGACTATTCGAGCTGCGGCGGGGGTATGGAGGCGAATAGTCGGAGTTTGTCCGACTATTCGAGCTGCGGCGGGGGGATGGAGGCGAATAGTCGGAGTTTGTCCGACTACATGTACGGAGGCGATTGTCCCGGGACGACAAAGCCTCCGGAAGCCTGCCTCGCGCACCTTACCAACACAAAGAAAGCCTCCCTCGCGTTTCGAGGGAGGCTTGCGACTTACTGGCCGCTGTGGTGGCGTTCCTGATCGTGGTGCTGGGCGGTCACCGCTTCCGCTTGCTGCGCCCCCGGCCAGACGTGGAGCCGCTTCTCCGCGAAGCCGAGCACCGTGCGCAGCACGTTCGGCTGGTTCGGCAGCTCGCGCGTGCCGGCGCCGTACCCGACGGCCTCGACGATCATCGGCGGCAAGCTCGAGCTGAACTCGTCCACGAGCGCGGCGACGATGGCCGCGCCGGTCGGGGTCGTCAGCTCGAGGCGATGCGTCGACGGGGCGATCGGCAGTCCGCGC
Proteins encoded:
- a CDS encoding YrdB family protein; the encoded protein is MSALLPVFMTANLIVRFGLELCALAIYAYWGVRTGSAGWAKTALGLGAPLAAAVLWGTFGSPNAAYPVSPAVHLLLELVVFGLPAALLFAVGKPGWGWIYGAIVVANRALMAFWEQ
- the yunB gene encoding sporulation protein YunB, whose protein sequence is MSNRRFRAQSKKPFSKRSIFLITLIVSFVLTIQTFLFIEHNIREPLMDVARIRVKQIATDAINQAIANQVANSAEMEELVDRWTNESGDITGLSLKYGEHMKISSQIVDIVNGALDANVHLVERIPIGQAFDSAILSSFGPKIPLTFESAGAPQVDVGTRREDAGINMLLITVFVRITAEVMIYIPFATEPELVTTEIPISYILVKGDVPMYYFDANGNPMGNDGAAGMVPPLALPNANPAGAAASAGEEASSVSETPEP
- a CDS encoding M23 family metallopeptidase, yielding MALAKNFVTGALAAAVAVAAASAAAPASRAAPADQSAMYRSEAESARQARQSMLDTFTERKALYDSVSAVTGIPWFNLAAVDQYERTLSLAHPKTRPLRDGLVAIHLTEYRWVGFLNPNHQDTNLRSIRFFDGFGRDGDGDGKADRNNDADVLYSMADFLLRYGTSPADFDIGIWEYYQNDRSVKRIKQFAKIYSLFGTLDLHRHAFILPLGGDYSYRSTWGAARSYGGYRIHEGTDLFAHYGMPVRSAAYGVVEVMGWNRYGGWRVGIRDLNNVYHYYAHLSGFNKKIKEGDVVQPGDVVGWVGSSGYGKPGTQGKFPPHLHYGLYRDNGLTEWSFDPYPHLRKWEREERNRKRSGK
- the larC gene encoding nickel insertion protein, which codes for MFVGAHGEEHVDDGMVILQANLDDMNPEWTTYVAELLFAAGANDVYWIPIVMKRGRPGVMLNVLASREAAPRMEGIVFRETTTLGIRRIEASVHRLGRRMVAVDTQWGPVTVKVGYAGGEAVQYAPEYRECAAIAEREGMPLKAVYDEVRRAYQEKADRG
- a CDS encoding vWA domain-containing protein, with protein sequence MRRKRIAYVAATAALAVACFALAGCSSDARNDSAVGTSGETATKEERSLAESPAPAADRAATEGEASPASEEPMAPPYGKPSRPAPPPNGQDDMYFDHAGTNPFVATEDDPLSTFAIDVDTGSYTVVRNYVAGGSLPPEDAVRVEEFVNYFEPDYAPPKDQAFAVHVDGGPSPFGEGYELLRIGLKGREVADEDRKPANLTFVIDVSGSMDRDNKLGLVKQSLRLLVDSLKSSDQIAIVAYGSDARIVLDPVSLEDKRDIEDAIDALASSGSTNAEEGLRLAYEVAERQYSRDAVNRVILLSDGVANVGETSAEGILETIDEYANTKRITLTTVGFGMGNYNDALMEQLADQGDGVYAYVDSFTEARRLFVENVAGTLETIARDAKIQVEFDPEAVDRYRLLGYENRDIRDEDFRDDETDAGEVGAGHTVTALYEVKLKSPEARKAIGTARVRYVDEKTNRTEEWTVPLRTEGELSEDLKFLAAVAEYAEILRGSYWAKESSIEAVLDLAERAAEDEREQQFVTMVKDTAALRR